Proteins encoded in a region of the uncultured Fibrobacter sp. genome:
- a CDS encoding glycoside hydrolase family 44 protein, which yields MKNRFARHFAMAALAGLSLGSAAFAAQNVIKVDDLHPGIVINKDNMMSADLAIWNPPSRYYDMTPALVDGGYTLFRFPNGSLSNDYHWNGIGKYDSTGLWISEENRWARGFLGETIYRGTTKDNYGFVRRSHLADDNMETMWWGEILDPADPPWIVVEFPEKQNLDSLQIDWGNLRPKSFEFSYWTEDYAEYPGVHQALENKLKLAGTVKVTGATTKYKFKQIRARYVAIRFKAQELPSKGVQIREMKLYSGETDLLGGNNYKFYAMSTRNGDKARTDWTDIKWDFETFMDYIKTLPNAKAVICVNAGTGTSKEAAAWVHYANKVKGYNIKQWEIGNELDGEWEESGPISARHYAARFLEYARAMKAVDPTIILHGPLLSTHKMMQKGAGILDGKYWMEEFLRIVGEAEKKDGKRYLDVVDLHNYPYWTPNAPDAHEMLKAMLDVGPNMDTLDVWMKRHLDGERRVFLSEFSTCVQGFSLLMDYPQAAAVASIFAQHAVRFGNRLQVLPWDAFGNVFKGPDDTWGTISMTALLKEGSWNHWKSLEPTAEYFGLYMTFMDFLENGFAVLPVKSTSRDIEAYAIGKGDSARVMIVNLSDAPQVVQIDRASVKGDSKGDLVRTQVEIFGEDQFKWVGTSQNAYPYPKMGPSGRRLNPSKSKDITVPPFGLAVVQINPKVVGLGKETAAMPKVLTAALEKKVLMAGDTIDLFVTAIQQDGQLTNGSVTIDNWGKKGLLEIQVAPDDGKWNASIESFHVKIPIPVEMYSGAREIRVAIQGLGKKVTVFKIPFRVRGEYRTTSVMQNFDNGLDAVDWFPVANGDNATTIGAKVFNGAPPHGGFIRHDFMIEQPPTQGWPNFAGAYYIIPEEVHKSVGIVFDYATNHSNPDGYFEVQIASEQVKDYDEFMVRLRNTHGFWVRDTLIWENMTQEGWGKTVEQLDPKQIKNFSWRARYSGTGYISLDNIYLLQEDGTEVPMPRGLRRLR from the coding sequence ACAACATGATGTCTGCGGACTTGGCGATTTGGAATCCGCCTAGCCGCTATTACGACATGACCCCGGCCCTAGTCGATGGTGGCTATACGCTGTTCCGTTTCCCGAACGGGAGCCTTTCCAATGATTACCACTGGAACGGTATCGGCAAGTACGACAGCACGGGACTTTGGATTTCAGAGGAGAATCGCTGGGCGCGCGGTTTCTTGGGCGAAACGATTTACCGCGGCACCACCAAGGACAACTACGGATTTGTGCGTCGCAGTCACCTGGCCGACGACAATATGGAAACCATGTGGTGGGGCGAAATTTTGGACCCGGCGGACCCGCCCTGGATTGTGGTGGAATTCCCCGAAAAGCAGAACCTGGATTCCTTGCAGATTGACTGGGGCAATTTGCGCCCGAAGTCCTTTGAGTTTTCCTACTGGACAGAGGATTACGCCGAGTATCCGGGCGTACACCAGGCGCTTGAAAATAAGCTGAAGTTGGCGGGCACGGTCAAGGTGACCGGTGCGACGACCAAGTACAAGTTCAAGCAGATTCGCGCACGTTACGTGGCTATCCGCTTCAAGGCGCAGGAACTCCCGAGCAAGGGCGTACAGATTCGCGAAATGAAGCTTTATAGTGGCGAGACCGACCTGCTTGGCGGCAACAACTACAAGTTCTATGCGATGTCCACCCGCAACGGCGACAAGGCCCGCACCGACTGGACCGATATCAAGTGGGATTTCGAGACGTTCATGGATTATATCAAGACTCTCCCGAACGCAAAGGCCGTTATCTGCGTGAACGCGGGAACGGGAACCTCGAAAGAGGCTGCTGCATGGGTCCATTATGCGAACAAGGTCAAGGGCTACAACATTAAGCAGTGGGAAATCGGCAACGAACTCGACGGCGAATGGGAAGAATCCGGTCCGATTTCAGCAAGGCACTATGCGGCGCGATTCCTCGAATACGCCCGTGCCATGAAGGCGGTGGATCCAACGATTATCTTGCACGGACCGCTCCTGAGTACGCACAAGATGATGCAGAAGGGAGCCGGTATTCTGGATGGCAAGTACTGGATGGAAGAATTCCTGCGCATCGTGGGCGAGGCAGAAAAGAAAGACGGCAAGCGCTACCTCGACGTGGTGGACTTGCATAACTATCCGTACTGGACGCCGAATGCACCGGACGCGCACGAAATGCTCAAGGCGATGCTCGACGTGGGCCCGAACATGGATACGCTCGATGTATGGATGAAACGTCACCTCGACGGGGAACGCCGCGTGTTCCTCTCGGAATTCAGCACATGCGTGCAGGGCTTCAGCTTGCTGATGGACTATCCGCAGGCGGCCGCTGTGGCAAGCATCTTTGCGCAACATGCCGTGCGTTTCGGTAACCGTCTGCAGGTGCTCCCGTGGGATGCCTTCGGTAACGTATTTAAGGGCCCGGATGACACCTGGGGAACCATCAGCATGACGGCGCTCCTCAAGGAAGGCTCCTGGAATCATTGGAAGTCGCTTGAACCGACGGCGGAATATTTTGGCCTCTACATGACGTTTATGGATTTCCTCGAAAACGGTTTTGCCGTGCTGCCTGTCAAGAGTACCAGCCGCGATATCGAGGCGTATGCGATTGGCAAGGGCGATTCCGCCCGTGTAATGATCGTAAACTTGTCAGATGCTCCGCAGGTGGTTCAGATTGACCGTGCAAGCGTCAAGGGCGATTCGAAGGGCGACCTGGTACGCACTCAGGTGGAAATCTTTGGCGAAGATCAGTTCAAGTGGGTGGGCACGTCGCAGAACGCCTATCCGTATCCGAAAATGGGACCGAGCGGTCGGCGCCTGAATCCGAGCAAGAGCAAGGATATTACGGTCCCGCCGTTTGGACTTGCTGTCGTCCAGATTAACCCGAAGGTCGTTGGTCTCGGCAAGGAAACTGCCGCAATGCCCAAGGTGCTTACGGCCGCTCTCGAAAAGAAGGTGCTGATGGCTGGCGATACAATCGACTTGTTCGTGACCGCGATACAGCAGGATGGTCAGCTGACGAACGGTTCTGTGACCATTGACAACTGGGGCAAGAAGGGCTTGCTTGAAATCCAGGTGGCGCCCGATGACGGAAAGTGGAATGCGTCTATCGAAAGTTTCCATGTGAAGATTCCTATCCCCGTGGAAATGTATTCTGGCGCGCGCGAAATCCGTGTGGCGATTCAGGGACTTGGCAAAAAAGTGACCGTGTTTAAGATCCCGTTCCGCGTCCGCGGCGAATACCGCACGACGAGCGTGATGCAGAACTTTGATAACGGCCTCGATGCTGTCGACTGGTTCCCGGTGGCAAACGGAGACAATGCGACGACTATCGGCGCAAAGGTCTTTAACGGGGCGCCTCCGCACGGCGGCTTTATCCGTCACGACTTTATGATCGAACAGCCTCCTACGCAGGGGTGGCCGAACTTTGCTGGCGCCTACTATATCATTCCCGAAGAAGTTCACAAATCGGTCGGCATCGTGTTTGACTACGCCACGAACCATAGCAATCCCGATGGATATTTTGAAGTGCAGATTGCAAGCGAACAGGTGAAGGACTACGACGAATTCATGGTGCGCCTTAGAAATACGCACGGCTTCTGGGTGCGCGACACGCTTATCTGGGAAAACATGACGCAGGAAGGCTGGGGAAAGACCGTCGAACAGCTCGACCCGAAGCAAATCAAGAATTTCTCGTGGCGCGCCCGTTACAGCGGCACGGGCTACATTAGCCTCGACAACATTTACCTGTTGCAGGAAGACGGCACCGAAGTCCCGATGCCCCGTGGCCTGAGAAGACTTCGTTAA